AACCGGTGTCGCCCTGCGGCAGGTTGAGCAGGTCACGCCCCCAGCACTGGTGACGCACTTCACCACCGAGACGGCCCATGATGGTCGGTACGATGTCGATCTGCGTGCCCACGGTGTGGTCACGGGCACCGAACTTCTGCTGGATGCCCGGAGCGATCATCAGCATCGGCACGTTGAAGCGGCCCAGGTCCATTTCAGTGATCTGGCGCTCGTTGCCGAAGCCGTGGTCGCCGACGATGACGAACAGGGTTTCGTTGAAGTACTTCTCTTTGCGCGCCTTCTCGAAGAACTGGCCGAGCGCCCAGTCGGAGTAACGCATGGCGGTCAGGTGTTCGTTGAGGCTGCCACGGTCAGTCACGCGCTCGACCGGCAATGGCGTCGGCAAGGCGTACGGCGTGTGGTTGGACAGGGTTTGCAGCAACGCGTAGAACGGCTTGCCGTTTTCCCGCGCCTTGAGCTCCTGCAGGCCACGATCGAACATGTCCTGGTCGGACACGCCCCAGGTCGGATCGGAGAACACCGGATTGACGAAGTCATTACGGCCAACGAAGTTGGTCATGCCCTGGTTGCTGAAGAAGCCCGACTGGTTGTCCCAGGCGAAATCGCCGTTGTAGACGTACACGTCGTCGTAATCGCGGGCACTGAGCACCTGCGGCAGACCGGACAGCTTGTGGCTGCCTTCCGGGGTCTGCATCAGGTATTCGAAACCTGGCAGGTTCGGGAAGCAGGCCATGGTCGCAAACATGCCCTGGTGAGTGTGGGTGCCGTTGGAGAAGAAACGGTCGAACAGCAGGCCTTCCTTCGACAGTTTGTCCAGGTAAGGCGTGATGTTGCCCGGAGCACCCAAGGCGCCAACCGAGTGACCGGCCATGCTTTCCATGAGGATCACGACGACATTCTTGATCGGCAGGGATTTGTCGGCTGGCGGCATGTAATCACGGCGCACGGCGGCAATATCGGCGTCGACCAGTTTGTCGTCAGGCATCAGCAGCATGTCACGCACGATTTTCTGCGCCTGTTCCTGCGGCAGCGTGGCTTTCCAGATATTGTCGCGATCTTCGCCCATGCGCGACTTGGCGGCCTCGATCAGCGACAGCGTGGCGTTGAGACCGAGCTGGTTGGCGAAGTTGGAATCGGTGGTGTACACGTCACCCCAGCGCATTGGCGGGCCTTGACGCAGGGTGCCACGGGCGGCGACCACGCAGATCAACAGGCAGACCACGAACACCGCCAGACGCGTGTACCACGGTGCAACCTGACGGGAGCTGACGCTGCCGCCGCTGAACGGCCCGCGCGGACGGGTGGCACGGTCGGCGCCCTTGAACGCCAGGGTCAGAATCACCGTGCCGATCGCCCACGCCAGCAGGTAGCGCACCACCGGGAAACCGTACCAGAGCATGCTCATCACGGTTTTCGGATCTTCTCTCACATATTGGAACACCAGACCGTTGAGGCGCTGGTGAAACTCGCGGTAGAAGT
This genomic interval from Pseudomonas koreensis contains the following:
- a CDS encoding LTA synthase family protein translates to MANPDALNQQRSSARLLQPTVKSHLAYTLLCALVMMVMFSALRLALLVYNREMILDTPAATFLEAFVNGLRFDLRLVVYLSIPLVLALFSARAMAARGFFRLWLTIASSIALFLGLMEMDFYREFHQRLNGLVFQYVREDPKTVMSMLWYGFPVVRYLLAWAIGTVILTLAFKGADRATRPRGPFSGGSVSSRQVAPWYTRLAVFVVCLLICVVAARGTLRQGPPMRWGDVYTTDSNFANQLGLNATLSLIEAAKSRMGEDRDNIWKATLPQEQAQKIVRDMLLMPDDKLVDADIAAVRRDYMPPADKSLPIKNVVVILMESMAGHSVGALGAPGNITPYLDKLSKEGLLFDRFFSNGTHTHQGMFATMACFPNLPGFEYLMQTPEGSHKLSGLPQVLSARDYDDVYVYNGDFAWDNQSGFFSNQGMTNFVGRNDFVNPVFSDPTWGVSDQDMFDRGLQELKARENGKPFYALLQTLSNHTPYALPTPLPVERVTDRGSLNEHLTAMRYSDWALGQFFEKARKEKYFNETLFVIVGDHGFGNERQITEMDLGRFNVPMLMIAPGIQQKFGARDHTVGTQIDIVPTIMGRLGGEVRHQCWGRDLLNLPQGDTGFGVIKPSGSEQTTAIVTADQILVLPRDKDMGPKIWQYQLGANPHAEVVPNAPRTAELKLKLEAFLQTATKSLLDNTAGVIHGKPD